Proteins encoded in a region of the Atopobium sp. oral taxon 416 genome:
- the rpsL gene encoding 30S ribosomal protein S12 encodes MPTINQLVRQGRASVKSKSKNAALQHNPQKRGVCTRVFTTTPKKPNSALRKVARVRLVNGIEVTAYIPGEGHNLQEHSIVLVRGGRVRDLPGVRYKIIRGVYDCAAVQNRMKARSRYGAKRPKD; translated from the coding sequence TTGCCTACTATTAATCAGCTTGTTCGCCAAGGTCGCGCGAGCGTTAAGAGTAAGTCGAAAAACGCTGCATTGCAGCACAATCCTCAGAAGCGTGGTGTGTGCACCCGTGTGTTCACCACGACCCCGAAGAAGCCGAATTCTGCGCTTCGTAAGGTTGCCCGTGTCCGCCTTGTCAACGGCATCGAAGTAACCGCCTACATTCCGGGTGAGGGCCACAACCTGCAGGAGCACTCGATCGTCCTCGTCCGTGGTGGACGTGTCCGTGACCTCCCAGGTGTCCGTTACAAGATCATCCGCGGTGTCTATGACTGCGCGGCAGTGCAGAACCGTATGAAGGCACGTTCCCGCTATGGTGCTAAGCGCCCGAAGGACTAG
- a CDS encoding acyltransferase family protein, which produces MAQRSTRQYSIELLRAVAITAIAIFHTFLPYNETAEALSHIYNGGALTALGWIGFLGAAGNHVFFLISGYFLIPRCAQALTHPSWAAFRVQCAKSFGRALRLLAILLFYALILLAISTWIVPLPEISAASLSWLGMNLEFIWLYIVFIAITPIVALLWQAAPKHRSMIVLMLFVLTYLINGYIAFVSPDDAARSLLSWKKLMSGWTYCMTYVGGAALSDWTRKRPLSRRKCRTALIVVAAFSIVVCGIYAVSNSIDVLIALSYKSTSLISFLLALTAFCFARTYTNQPKQSVGTTIILKTAQSTLAFYIIQSLSWTSWQAFIGAVLASILASAPASWGSFFGIGILFSAAFIAVATLFDQLIRIPLFNLIRKHTRSSQRR; this is translated from the coding sequence ATGGCCCAGCGTTCCACCCGTCAATATTCTATAGAGCTGCTCCGCGCGGTTGCGATCACCGCTATCGCAATCTTCCATACCTTCCTGCCCTATAACGAGACGGCAGAGGCACTCTCACATATCTATAACGGAGGGGCACTCACCGCACTGGGCTGGATCGGGTTTCTCGGAGCCGCAGGCAACCACGTCTTTTTCCTGATCTCAGGATACTTCCTGATTCCCCGCTGTGCACAGGCCCTCACGCATCCCTCATGGGCAGCCTTCAGAGTGCAGTGCGCCAAAAGCTTTGGCCGCGCCCTCAGGCTCTTAGCAATCCTGCTCTTCTATGCCCTGATCCTGCTTGCGATCAGCACCTGGATCGTCCCGCTTCCCGAAATCTCAGCAGCTTCGCTCTCCTGGCTCGGCATGAACCTGGAATTTATCTGGCTCTATATCGTGTTCATAGCGATCACGCCGATCGTAGCGCTCCTGTGGCAGGCCGCTCCAAAGCATCGCAGCATGATTGTTCTCATGCTCTTCGTGCTTACCTATCTGATCAACGGCTACATCGCCTTCGTCTCACCGGATGATGCGGCGCGCTCACTCCTCTCCTGGAAGAAACTGATGAGCGGCTGGACCTACTGTATGACCTATGTCGGAGGAGCCGCACTTTCTGACTGGACTAGAAAACGTCCGCTTTCACGCCGCAAATGCCGAACAGCCCTGATCGTTGTAGCAGCATTCAGCATTGTGGTATGTGGTATCTACGCTGTCAGCAACAGTATTGACGTGCTCATCGCACTCTCCTACAAATCGACCTCGCTGATCTCATTTCTGCTCGCACTCACAGCTTTCTGCTTCGCACGGACCTATACAAACCAGCCGAAACAATCTGTTGGAACCACTATCATTCTGAAGACCGCACAGTCAACCTTAGCGTTCTATATCATTCAGTCACTCAGCTGGACCAGTTGGCAAGCCTTCATCGGGGCTGTCTTGGCCAGTATCCTAGCCTCAGCTCCGGCCTCCTGGGGCAGCTTCTTCGGGATCGGCATCCTCTTCTCAGCCGCCTTTATCGCAGTGGCAACCCTCTTCGATCAGCTGATCCGTATTCCGCTCTTTAACCTCATTCGCAAACACACACGCTCATCACAGAGGCGCTAA